In a single window of the Osmerus eperlanus chromosome 4, fOsmEpe2.1, whole genome shotgun sequence genome:
- the dtx3 gene encoding probable E3 ubiquitin-protein ligase DTX3 isoform X2, with protein MGSQVSSDEMSVRAGQGSDEVLVSQAVWDYLAAAGRPWLIDFQDKQGMSAGIVRRGERGGCCAVRLQPVEGFRRSVAGLLEGPISNETRKAFIDLCRCARKEMSKQDGGPKRKRSLLPCVGVLEADGEGSLLPPPPPQPRRSQRQQQRYKKPAEDEACVVLSMPHEAPQRKEMEVGMGSPSEPEDASCCSICMGDMVEKTTLERCGHAFCRSCLDQAFKVKRACPVCRLVYGQLIGNQPANGSMMVERDPGLELPGHEGYGCICVIYSFPPGLQAPEHPNPGVRYPGTDRVAYLPDSPEGNRVLGLLRRAFEQRLIFTIGTSMTTGMHNVITWNDIHHKTSIWGGARCFGYPDPTYLVRVTEELREKGITVD; from the exons TTTCATCTGATGAGATGAGTGTGCGTGCGGGCCAGGGCAGTGACGAGGTGCTGGTGTCGCAGGCGGTCTGGGACTACCTGGCTGCCGCCGGTCGACCCTGGCTCATTGACTTCCAGGACAAGCAAGGGATGAGCGCTGGCATTGTCAggcggggggagcgggggggctgCTGCGCTGTGCGGCTGCAGCCGGTGGAGGGCTTCAGGAGGTCCGTGGCCGGGCTCCTGGAGGGACCCATATCCAACGAGACCCGCAAAGCCTTCATAGACTTGTGCCGCTGTGCCCGGAAAGAGATGAGCAAACAGGATGGCGGTCCTAAGAGGAAGcgctccctgctcccctgcgTAGGAGTCCTGGAAGCTGACGGGGAGGGGAGCCTGCTGCCACCCCCTCCTCCGCAGCCCCGCCGCTCCCAGAGGCAGCAGCAGAGGTACAAGAAGCCAGCCGAGGACGAGGCCTGCGTGGTCCTCTCCATGCCCCACGAAGCTCCGCAGAGGAAGGAAatggaggtgggcatgggctCGCCCAGCGAGCCAGAGGACGCCTCCTGCTGCTCCATCTGCATGGGCGACATGGTGGAAAAGACCACCCTGGAGAGGTGCGGCCACGCCTTCTGCCGCTCGTGCTTGGACCAGGCCTTTAAGGTGAAGAGAGCCTGCCCCGTGTGCCGCTTGGTGTATGGGCAGCTCATCGGGAACCAGCCGGCCAACGGCAGCATGATGGTGGAGAGAGACCCGGGTCTGGAGCTGCCCGGCCACGAGGGATACGGCTGCATCTGCGTCATCTACAGCTTCCCCCCTGGTCTGCAGGCG CCGGAGCATCCTAACCCAGGGGTGCGGTACCCGGGAACGGACCGCGTGGCTTATCTCCCGGACAGCCCCGAGGGGAACCGTGTCCTGGGCCTGCTGCGCCGGGCCTTCGAACAGCGCCTTATCTTCACCATTGGTACCTCCATGACAACGGGCATGCATAACGTCATTACCTGGAACGACATCCACCACAAGACCTCGATATGGGGAGGGGCGCGCTG CTTTGGCTACCCGGATCCTACTTACCTTGTGAGAGTGACAGAGGAGCTGCGGGAGAAAGGCATCACAGTGGACTGA